The Verrucomicrobiota bacterium genomic interval CAGTGTCAGCACCGTCAACCCGCAGCACAACCAGTTCACCGCTTGCACGCCGGAGCCCGTCACTTGGGCCAGTGACCGACTCATGGGATCAGCCGTCGCACCAGGCTGATGGCCATCCAGGATATTTTGCACCCCGGGCCGGATCCAGGAGGACAGGGTGCCGATGCCCACAATCCCCAGATTCATGACAGCATAAATCATCGCGTAGCCCATCGCGCTGGTTTTGGCATCCGTGTATTGCTTCACCCCGGAGTAACAGACTGGTTGCAACATGCCGCTGCCGCACGCCACCAACAACAAGGCCATCATGGCCATGATGGCCATGGAGCTACTCCCGCCACTGCTGGCGGCCAGACAGTAGAGCGTCCGCCCGAGAATGGTCACCAGCAGGGCACAGACAATGGCGCGGCGCAGACCCAGCGCCTCCGTAAGGCTGCCCACCCCCAGCATGAACAGGGTGACGAGCATGGTGAACACGCTCACAGCCATGCCCGCATGGGTATCGCTCCACCCCAGGTCCTTGCCAAGATAGATCGTCATCAGCGTCAGGATTCCGAAGTAGGCGGCGGAATCCACCACAAACGCACCGATGACATACCACAACGCCCGTGGTGCACCCGCGAGATCCGTGAATGATTGGGTTAGTTGCTTGAACATGGAATTAATGCGCGGGGCTTTTCATCAGCAATTAATAATGGATACCTTGACCGGGTTCAAGCGGCAGTTTTATCGCCTTGGGATCGCCTTTGACGATGTGCCAAGGCGCGCACGATGGTGTCCAGGACGTGATCCAGATTTTTACCAACATCCTCCGCCAGAAACCGCAACACGAAATAGCCGTGCTCCTGGAGCAGGGCGTCTTTCCGCCGATCACGGCGATAGGCTTCGGGATCATTCAGATGCTGTGCGCCATCCAACTCGATGGCCAGGCTGGCATCCGCACATAGCAGGTCCACTTCCATCTGCCCACGTCCATCGAACGGGATTGGCAACTCCACATTCAGGCGAAAACGCCCGGTGGTATCCGGCAACGATTCAAGCCGCCGGTATAAAAAAGCCTCGGTTGCGCTGCGAGCGCGATCCGTTCCCTCCGCTTCAGGCGCTGGGGAACGGGTGACATGCACAAATAGATTCGCCAATGGTTGGTCAACCCCATCACGAATAAGCCGCCGCACACTGGCGGCATAATCCTTTTTCCACTCGGGATCAATTGGCAGCGGAACCTCGGCGGGCCAGCCAGGCAGGGCGCTGGCCGGCAATAGGATCGCATAGCCAAGCGCTTCATATCCCCTGCACCGCCGATCAAACATCCCGGCAAACATCGGGACATTGAGGTCGGCATAATCATAGATTCGCACTTCGTGTTTGTCATGATGAAGACGATGCAACCGACCGGCGTATTGGGCAATGGTGCCCCGCCAAGACACCGGCAAAGCTAGGAACAAGGTGTCCAGCCGAGGAAGGTCGAACCCTTCGCCGATAAATCCTCCGGTGGCCATGAGCACACGCCCTTCACTCTCAGGGAGCGCTGCCAATCGCGCATTGGCGGCCAGCAAGTCTTTCTTGGTCATTCCCCCCTGCAGAATAATAATATGGGGAATTTCCGATGCCAACCGTTCAGCCATGAGCCGCAAGTGTTCGGTGCGTTCGGTTAATAGCAAGGGGAACCGGCCTTCGCGCACAACGCCCAACACATCGTGGCAAATCATTTCGTTGCGAGGCGCGTCGGTTACCAACGCCTTGTACAGTCTTTGAAACTCAACGCGCCGATCCTGCTCTCCCAACTCTGCCAACATCCGAAAACCAGTCGGGCGCACATACACATGATGCGCAAAAGGTCGGGCCGCCGCCTGTTGTTTTGCATCAACACGATACCGGACGGGGCCACACTGCATGAAGATAATCGGGTGATGTCCATCTTTCCGGGTAACCGTGGCCGACAGACCGGTGACAAATTTTGCTTTGGCCCGGCGGGCAACCAATTCAAAACTCTGGGCAGTCACGTGATGGCACTCATCCACGATCAAGTGACCATAGTCTCCGACGCGGTCATCCACCACGCCTTTGCGCACCAGGCTTTGGATCAGCGCCACATCCAAGGTGCCGGTCATTTTCTTCCGTCCTCCACCGATCCGACCAATCGCTTTGGCCGGCAATTCAAGAAACGATGACAGACGCTCCACCCACTGATCCAACAACTGCTGACGGTGGACAATCACGAGCGTATTAACCCCGCGTTGGGCAATCAGCCAGGCGGCAATCACGGTTTTTCCAAAAGCCGGCGTAGCGGAAAGCACCCCGATATCGTGCGCACGCATGGCTTCGGCAGCCATCTGCTGCTCGGGACGCAACTCGCCGTGGAATGAGACGGTCAATGGGGTGCCGACCAATCGTTCGTCGCGGAGTGCCGGCTTGATGTTCAGATCACGAAGCAAGGCCTTAATGTCAGACAAGCAGCCGCGCGGCAAACCCAGGTGCAGTGGGCAATCCTCAGCACAGTCAATAACGCGTGGCTTGTCATAGGTCGGCAGCCGCATGGCTTGCGCCCGATAGAATTCGGGATTTTGAAACGCGGCCAGGCGGAGCAGACGATTGCGAAGCGGCGGCGGTAAATTCTCCTTGGCAATGTAAATCTGGTCGCCAAGAACCAAATCCAAACTTTCTGGCAACGTTCCGGTGATGGGGGTTTCTTTGTGCCGCCGCGAAGGCGATGCCAGCCACGGAGTTTCCTCACCTGGCTCCGCCAGAACCAAGCGCACGCCAACTATTTTCCCCCGATTTTCCGCATCGCACACAATGGCTTCGACTTGTGGTCGGGTGAGTTTGCGCACCGACGCCAGAAACATCCATTGGTCCGGATGAGGATTAAACTCTTCGTCAAGAAACACACTGTTACCGCGCGACCTTGGCTCTTTTTGCAGAGGCAAAGCAATCAGGTTTCCGAAACCGCCACTGGGTAGGGTATCCTGATTGGGAAACAAGCGGTCATAAGAACCCAATCCGATGTCCGGACGGTTTTCCATCGTTTCGGTTAAAAGGTAGGAACCGAGATTTCGTGCAAGACGTGCTGGAAGTGCCTCTTCAAAAAACATCCAGACGTGGCCGCCGTTACCGGAACGGGATCGTTCGAGTGCGGTAGACAGCTCAAAGCGTTTGCAGGTTTGCATGAACGCGCCGGCATCCTCCTTCCAAGTGTCCCGATCGAAATCAGCAGCCAGAAAATAACAGGTCTCATCCTGAAGCATCGGGTATACACCCATGATGAAATCACGCCCTTGGCCATCCCGCCCGGAGAGGTGCCAACAGATGACCTCATCGGTCACCGGCAGCAGACGTCGGCTGGCACAATCAGTACACTTGACCTTGGGTTTGAAACAGATACCGCGAACCCATTCGTTGGCACACGCTGGTTGGTAGCCAGACTTGCCGGTTTTTCGACTCTCAAAACGCCGGGGATATACGTCCTCCCGGCCGCGAAACAGCGATCGGAAGAGGGCGATTTTGACGGCGGGCACGGAATGCTGATTGATTCCTGCATTTCCCTGCTCAGGAAACAACGTCGCCATTGGAATGGCAGTTTCTGCCGGAATCACCTTCGCGCTCATGTTAAAAATGTAGCGGGGAGCCGCCGTGCTGTCGAGACAGGAAGCATGGCAAAAATGGAAACGGATTGTGTGTCGCCGTTCCATGGAATCAGGCTTGTCTTTTCAAACCAGCGTGGTTTGAATACCCGGCATGAAGGCTGTACAATTAATTGCTCATGGTGCGCCGGGAAAACTCGAACTGCGGGATCTGCCCGATCCCCAGCCCGGCCCGGGCGAAGTGGTGGTGCAGGTCATGGCCTGCGGGTTGAATCATCTCGACTTGTGGCTCGAGGAAAACGGTTTACCCATTCCCCCGGTGCTGCCCCGCACGCCGGGTTGTGAAATCGCCGGGCGTGTCGTGCAGATCGGCCCCAATGTCACCCTGTGGAAAGCGGGTGACCGGGTGGCGATACAATCCAACATCTTCTGCGGCACATGCGAGTATTGTCAGCGCGGCGAGGAATCCATGTGCCTGCGCGGTGAACTGTTGGGCATTCAGCGCGATGGCGGTTTTGCGGAAAAGACCCTGGTGCCCGCCCGCCTGTTGGTAGCACTGCCTGACACCGTGGACTTTGCCACTTCCGCCGCGCTCACCCTGGCGGGCAGCACGGCCATGCACATGCTCACGGACCGCGCCAAGGTCAGACCCGGCGATTGGGTGCTGGTGATGGGCGCCGCCAGCGGCGTCGGTTCCACCGCCATCCAGATTGCCAAAGGGCTGGGCGCACGCGTCATCACTACCGGCACGACCGAGGCCAAACGCAACCTCGGCAAACAGCTCGGCGCGGAGTTTGCGCTGGACCCGAATGATCCCAAATGGCCCGCCGAAATTCGCAAGATCACGAACAAGCATGGGGTGGACTTGGTCGTCGAGCATGTGGGCGGGGAAGTGTTGCTGAAGATCCTCGAATGTCTGGCACGTGGCGGCACGGTGGTGACTTGCGGTGCGACGGCGGGACGCGAGGTGAACCTGAATCTTTGGCCGTTTTTCGTCAAACAACAACGGTTGGTCGGCAGTTACGGACGCAACCGCGCGGATATGAGTGCCACGTTGGAATGGGCCGCCGCCGGCAAGCTCAAACCGGTGATCCATGCCATCATGCCGCTCGAAAAAACCGCCGAAGCCTTCCTGGCCCTGCGCAACCGCGTCGTGCTCGGCAAACTCGTGATTCAGCCATAATTGGCGGTTCAAAAAATAATAAACGCATTTTTTTAAAATCCGTACTGGCTTTTCTTGCAAAGATGGTTCATAGTTAGATCATGAAATTGGTTTTGACGACTCACAACATTACTCTCACCGACGCCATCGAAAACCATATCGTATCCAAAGTGGAAAAGCTGGAGCACTTTGACAAGTGGGTGGTGGACGTTCGCGTTACAATTGAGCATGACAATACCAAGGTGCCGGAACGCCAGTTTACCTGCCGCATGCGTTTGGGCGTCCGGGGCCGCGATTTGTTTGCGGAAGACCACGAAAGCGACCTCTACGCCGCGATTGATCTCGTGACGAAAAAAATTGAGCAGCAGATTCGCACCCGGCACAGCCGGTCCAAGGCCAAAAAACACACTGAAGCCGCCAAAGGCAAACAGAAACGCATCGAAGCGGGCGTGTAAGCTCGACCCGGCGCGTACGGCGCCGCCGATGAATCACGGCATCCGCCGCATGGCGGGTCGTGGCTGGTGACGTATAGCAAACGAGTGAATGCCGCCATGCTCCTGCGAGCACGCATTGTGGTTCCGGTTTCGACCCCGCCGATTGAAAACGGCGGGGTGGTTCTTTCAGGAGACCGGATCACCGCAGTAGGGCGGTGGGACGAGTTGCGGGTGGATCATGCCGGAGGTCCGGTGGTGGATCTGGGCGAGGCGGTCTTGGCGCCGGGCTGGATCAACGCCCATTGTCATCTCGACTATACAGGATTCGCAGGCCGCATTCCTCCACGCAAAAGCTTTCCGGATTGGATCAAACAAATTCTCGCCCTCAAAGCCCACTGGAGCTACACGGATTATGCCGCCTCGTGGGTGGCGGGCGCCCAAATGCTGGTGCGCAGCGGCACCACCACGGTGGCGGATATTGAAGCCGCTCCGGAACTACTGCCGGACATTTGGGCGTCCACTCCGCTGCGCATGCTTTCCCTGCTGGAGTTGACGGTGGTGCGCACTGGCCGGCCCGCACAAGCCGTGTTGGATGAAGCCGTGCAGGTGCTGGCCACGCTGCCGCCCGGCAGGAAGAGCGGCGGATTTTCCCCGCACGCGCCGTATTCCACCACTCCGGAATTGCTTCGCTTGACGGCGGAACAAGCGCTGGCCTCCGGCTGTCGGATGGCCATTCATGTGGCGGAGTCGCACGAGGAGTTCGAGATGTTCATGCACCGAACTGGATCGCTGCATGACTGGTTGAAGCGGCAACGCAACATGAGCGATTGCGGCCTGGGTTCACCCGTGATGCACCTGGCCCGACAGGGAGCCCTGAGCCCGTTCACCCTGGCGGTTCACGCCAATTATCTGGCTCCGGGAGATGCGGCATTACTGGCCAGCTCGGGCACCGGCGTGGCCCATTGCCCCCGCAGTCATGCGTACTTCCAGCATCAGCCATTTCCGCTGGAAGAGTTGCGTCAGGCGGGGGTGAACCTATGCATCGGCACGGATAGCCTCGCCTCAATGATCACACACCAGAAGCAATTGCCAACCCTGGATATGTTTGCCGAACTCCGCACGCTGGCCCAGGCGCAACCCGGCCTAAGCCCGGAATTCATCGTGCGCATGGCTACCCTGCACGGTGCGCGCGCATTGGGATTGGCCGGGCAGGCGGGCGAACTGACCCCCAACGCTCACGCGGATATGCTGGTGATCCCGGGAGCCGGTTCGCCAGACTCGGTTTACGAAAGCATAGTGCATCATCAAGGGCCGGTGCAGAAGGTGATGATCGGCGGACAGTGGGTGGAGATGCACGGCTCCAAGATAAATGATTACATGCCGGAAATCTGATGTGTTTTAGAAATGCCAACGGCGGTGTTCAATCATGGACGCGCGACCTTGAAAAGGATGGTTGGGAAGACACCAGCGTTCTGTACCCACTCACCCCGGCCCTCTCCCTTGGGGAGAGGGAGACCAGCATTCGGCTAAGTGAGATGCACGCACCGGTTCCGGTTGCCTACTGGCGCGCGCGCGGAATACGGAAGTCACGGACGCGCGTTACACTGCGTGAGATGTCAACAACCTGCAATTGCATTTCCCTCTCCCCAGCAACGGGAGAGGGTTAGGGGTGGGGAACTTACTGAGAGAGGTCAAAAAAGATTATTATTTTACCAACAAAATTAAAACTGATCCGACATGACTGCCACCCCTCAACCTTCACGCGTAGTGCTGATTACCGGCGCAGCAGGCGGCCTCGGAAAAGGCCTGGTCGCCGCGTTCCTGGAACAAGGCTGGCGGGTGATGGCCGGCTGGCATCAGCGCCATGCGTTCACGGAATCGGATTGCTTAATTCCGGTACAGTGGGATGTCACGTGTGCGGAACACGCTCAAGGAGCGGTGGGACTTGCCCTGAAACGCTGGGGGCGGGTGGATATGCTGGTCAATAACGCCGGGCTGACCAGGGACGCCGCGCTCGTCCAGATGAAAGCCGCCGACTGGGAACAGGTGCTGGGCGTGAATTTGAAAGGTGCCTTCCTGTGCAGCCAGGCTGTTTTGCGGCCCATGTTGAAACAACGTGACGGCCACATTCTGAACGTGACCAGCTTTGCGGCGCGCACTGGCACGCGCGGCCAGGCGAATTATGCGGCGGCCAAGGCGGGGCTGCTCGGCCTGACGGAATCGCTGGCGCGGGAAGTGGGCGCGCGTAATATTCGCGTGAATGCGGTGTTGCCCGGTGTGTTGCTTACCCCCATGACGGCCGGGCTGAAACCCGAGGTGCTGGCTGAATTTGAGCACGCCAATACGTTGGGCCGATTGAATTCCATCGAGGAAGTCGCGCGCTTCATGGTGTTCCTCGCTGGCACCCGGAATATTTCCGGCCAGCTTTTTCAGTTGGACAGCCGGATTGCGAGCTGGAGTTAACCTGCCCGTTTCCGCTGTTCATTTTTACCCATTCCGCCATAATTGCCGGTAACGATGTCGGATTTTGCAGCTCAGTTAAATCAGGAGTTGGAAGACATCCGCCGCAGCGGGCTGGTTCGGGAATTGCGCCGGGTGGATTCGCCGCAATCCGCGTGTCTCCAGATGGGCGGACGCGCGTGGTTGAACTTTTCCTCCAACGATTACCTGGGGCTGGCGGATCATCCGGCCCTGAAAGCGGCGGCCAGCAAGGCGATTGAAACCTTTGGCGCGGGCGCAGGCGCTTCGCGGTTGATTTGCGGATCGCTGGCCCCGCACCACGAGCTTGAGGATGCCTTGGCGGCTTTCAAAGGCGTGGAGGCGGTACTGAGTTTTTCCACGGGTTACGCGGCGGCGGTAGGGACCATTACCGCGCTGCTCGACAAAGACGATATTCTCATTCTCGACAAGCTGGTGCATGCCAGCATTGTGGATGCCGCTCGCCTGAGCGGAGCGCGATTGCGCGTCTTTGCCCACAATGACCTGGCCGATCTGGAAAAGAAACTGGCTTGGAGCCGGGCCCAGCGGGACGCCGCGCAAAGAACTACGGTAAAATCACCCCGCGTCCTCGTGGTGACCGAATCCGTATTCTCGATGGATGGCGATCAGGCGCCGCTGCCGGAACTGGTGGCATTGAAGAATCGTTATGATGCCTGGTTGATGGTGGATGAGGCGCACGCGACCGGTTTGTTCGGCGCGCGCCGCAGCGGGCTGGTGGAGCAGCATGGCCTGACCGGGCAGGTGGAAATCCAAATGGGCACGCTGGGCAAAGCCCTCGGCGCGAGCGGCGGTTTCATCGGCGGCTGCCTGGCGTTAAAAGAACTGCTGGTGAATCGCGCGCGCAGTTTCATCTACTCCACCGCCCCGGTGCCGGCAGCGGCGGCGGCCGCCCGGGCGGCAGTGGAATTGGCGCAGTCCGCAGAAGGTGCGGAACGATGCGCGACGCTATGGGCCCGGGTTCATCAACTGCACTCGGCGCTCCAGCAAACGAATTTAAAATTGGTGGATCCGGTAAGCCCCATTCTCCCGCTAATTCTCGGGCCGGAAGAACGCGCGATGATGGCCGCGCAACAACTGCGCGAGCAGGGATTCTTTGTGCCTGCCATCCGTTACCCCACCGTGGCACGCGGCGGCGCGCGGCTCCGGGTGACGCTGTCCGCCGCGCACAGCAAAGCCGCAGTCCAAAAACTGGCAGACGCATTGATCACCGTTTTGAGTCATTCATGACACCATGCACCCCCTAGCCAAACTTGATCGCGCCTTTGTCTGGCATCCCTTCACGCAGATGCGGGATTGGATGAAGCGGGAACCGATTGTCATCACCTCCGGCCGGGGGGCCGTGCTGCGCGACGTGCACGGGCGTGAGTATCTGGACGCCAATGCTTCCATCTGGACCAACCTGCACGGGCATCAGCATCCCAAAATCAACCGCGCCATCCAGCGTCAACTCGGCAAAATCGCCCACTCCTCAGCACTGGGTTTTGCCAATGAGCCGGCCTCGCTCCTGGCAGCGCAATTAGTCAAACTGGCCACCCTGCGCAGCCAACCCGACAAGCAGCCGGCTCCGATTCACAATCCCAAGTTAGCCAAAGTTTTTTTCTCGGATAACGGTTCCACCGCCACCGAAGTGGCGCTTAAGCTGGCGTATGAATGCGCCCGCCGCGCGGGAACGCGAACGCCACGGTTCCTTTCCCTGGAGGGCGCGTATCATGGCGACACCGTCGGGGCCGTGAGCCTCGGGCATATTGACCTGTTCCATAAGGCGTACGCGGGACTACTGTTCAAGACCGACCACGTCATGGCGCCCTATTGCTATCGGTGCCCGTTTAATCGTGCCAAACCGGAGCGGGCAGACGCGCGGGATTATCGCCAATGCCGGATGGAATGCCTGGATAAAGTGGAGCAAAAATTGGCGGCGCAAAAGAAACAGCACGGCGCAGCCTACGCTGGATTCGTGTTTGAACCGTTGTTGCAAGGCGCGGCGGGCGTGATTGCTCAACCAAAGGGCTGGCTGCGCGAAGCGGCAGCGCGCGCGCGTGCGCATGGCGCACTCTTAATTGCGGATGAGGTCATGACCGGATTTGGCCGGACCGGAACGCGCTTTGCTTGTCATCAGGAAGGCGTACAACCGGACTTCCTATGCCTGGCCAAGGGCCTGACCGGCGGATATCTGCCCATGGCGGCGACGTTAACCACCAATGCGGTGTTCAACGCGTTTCTGGGCGAGTACGAAGAATTCAAAACGTTCTTTCACGGTCACAGCTTCACCGGTAACCAGCTTGGGTCAGCAGCGGCGCTGGCCAGCCTGGAAATTCTGGAAAGCCCGACCACACACCGCGCACAGAAGACATTGGAGACAACCTTGCGCAGCGCATTGCAAGGGCTGTGGGAACTGCCGCAGGTGGGAGACATGCGGCAGGTCGGTCTGGTGGCGGGAATTGAACTGGTCCGCGACTGGCACAAGCGCCAGCCATTTGATTTACGGGAACGCGCGGGCATTCGGGTATGTGAAGCCATGGCCCGACGGGGTGTGCTGACGCGTCCCGTGGGCAACGTCATTATGCTGATGCCACCGTACTGCACCACACCCGCACAAGTGCGCAAAATCGTGCAGACGCTCTACGATGCAGTGAGAGAGGTTTTGCGCTGAGAAGGATGACGCTTATAACTTATGGCACCTCAAATAAAGAAATTACTGTGGTTGGTCGCAATAATGATTCTCATTATTGGCGCTGGGACCTACTATTATTCGCTATTCCTCACACATCCGCCGGGAACAGGCCCAGTTCAGATCTCCATGAGCGAAGCCAAGATAAGCACGGATACCAATGAGATATGGATAATTGGCCTTGGCGATAGTGTGACGGCAGGCTTTGGTGCCAGTGCCGGAAAAAGTTACTGGGATCTCCTGGTCAATAATGCACAGGAAGAAGACCTATCCCTTGGCGGCAAGTGCCTTAAGAGAATCTATCCCAACCTTATCAGCACCAATCTATCGAAATCGGGAAGCACCTCGCTGCAACATGAACGCCAACAGATTCCCCGGCTTCCCCGAGATGCGCAGCGAAAAGCCATCATTGTCATAACCACTGGAGGTAATGATCTGATTCATAGCTACGGAAAAGAGCCGCCAAAGGAAGGGGCCATGTATGGAGCGACACTGGATCAAGCCAAACCATGGATTCAGAATTTTGGCGTGCGGCTCGACAAAATGGTGCGTGAAATCAACACGCATTTTCCCAAGGGTGCAGAAATCTACATGGCAACGATTTATGATCCCAGCGATGGAACTGGAGTCATGAGACATACTGGACTTCCAGAGTGGCTGGACGGAGTCAAGATTTTAGCCGAGTATAACAAACTGATATTGAATTTGAATAAGAATCACCCAAACGTGCGTGTCGTCGAGATGCATCAGGCATTTTTAGGCCATGGACTGCATGCCCGGCATTGGTGGGAACCGTATTATGACCCGGCAGATCCGTTCTGCTGGCTGGCTTCAAATATCGAAGACCCCAATGACCGCGGTTACGATGCCATTCAAAGGTTAATGTGGAATGCTATCGCAACGAGAATTGTTCGTTCGCCATAAGCAAGAAAATTGGGCCGCTTCATTTGCCTGGCGAGTGGAGAAGGCAGCCGATATGATGGCGCAGAGGCCACGTCACAATTTTGTGACTTTATTGCATTTACAAGCCCACGGTGTTTCCCTCTAATGCATGGGCGTGGCGATGAACATACTTGGCATCATACCCGCGCGCTTTGCTTCGACCCGGTTTCCGGGCAAGCCGCTGGCCCTGATTGGCGGAAAAACCCTGATTCAACGGGTGGTGGAACGTTGCCGCCAGGCCCGTTCCCTGAGCGAAGTCATCGTGGCAACGGATGATTCCCGGATCGCCGAGTTGGCGGCCCGGTTTTGCACCGTTGAAATGACTTCCCCCGATCATCCCAGCGGGTCGGACCGCATTGCGGAAGTGGCGCGGCGCCGCGCCTGCGATGCGGTGGTCAACATCCAGGGGGATGAGCCACTGATTGACCCGGCGGTAATTGATGTGGTGGCGAACGCCTTGGCGGACAGCGAAATGTCCACGGCGGCCACGCCCATCCGCGATGAGGCGGAATACGACAATCCCAACGTGGTGAAAGTCGTTGTCAACGCCACCGGTCGTGCCTTATATTTTTCGCGCCGCACGATCCCGTACGTGCGTGAGGCCGCCAGCCGCCCAATCCGCGAGCAGATGGCGGCCTATCCGTTTTTGAAGCATTTGGGTATTTACGGGTTTCGACGAGAAACCCTGTTGCGGCTGGTGGGGTACCCGGTATCCCCCTTGGAAGCGGCGGAGAAACTGGAACAACTGCGCGCCTTGGATCACGGCATCGGCATCACCGTCGCAACGGTGGAGTACGACAGCGTGGGCGTGGACCTGCCCGGCGATGTGGCGCGGGTGGAACAACTTTTGAAAGCGCATTTATGAAATATATTTTTGTCACGGGTGGGGTCATCAGTTCCTTGGGGAAGGGCCTGACGGCGGCGTCCCTCGGAACCTTGTTGGAAAACCGCGGCCTCAAGGTCGTGCTCCAGAAGTTTGATCCGTATCTCAACGTGGACCCAGGCACGATGAACCCGTTCCAGCACGGGGAAGTGTACGTGCTGGATGATGGCGCGGAGACGGACCTGGACCTGGGGCATTACGAGCGCTTCACGCACGTCAAGCTCACCCGCATGAACAATCTGACGAGCGGGCAGGTGTACAAGACGGTGCTCGATAACGAGCGCAAAGGGGTGTACCTGGGGAAAACGGTGCAGGTGATCCCGCACGTCACGGATGAGATTCAAAAGCGCATTTCCACGTTGGCGGAGCAATCCAAGGCGGATGTGGTGATCACGGAAATCGGCGGCACCACGGGAGACATTGAGGGGCTGCCGTTTTTGGAGGCGATCCGCGAATTTGCGCTGGATGTCGGGCCGCAAAACGCCATCTTTATTCACGTCACCTACGTGCCGTTCATCAAGGCGGCAGGCGAACTGAAGACCAA includes:
- a CDS encoding DEAD/DEAH box helicase family protein translates to MERRHTIRFHFCHASCLDSTAAPRYIFNMSAKVIPAETAIPMATLFPEQGNAGINQHSVPAVKIALFRSLFRGREDVYPRRFESRKTGKSGYQPACANEWVRGICFKPKVKCTDCASRRLLPVTDEVICWHLSGRDGQGRDFIMGVYPMLQDETCYFLAADFDRDTWKEDAGAFMQTCKRFELSTALERSRSGNGGHVWMFFEEALPARLARNLGSYLLTETMENRPDIGLGSYDRLFPNQDTLPSGGFGNLIALPLQKEPRSRGNSVFLDEEFNPHPDQWMFLASVRKLTRPQVEAIVCDAENRGKIVGVRLVLAEPGEETPWLASPSRRHKETPITGTLPESLDLVLGDQIYIAKENLPPPLRNRLLRLAAFQNPEFYRAQAMRLPTYDKPRVIDCAEDCPLHLGLPRGCLSDIKALLRDLNIKPALRDERLVGTPLTVSFHGELRPEQQMAAEAMRAHDIGVLSATPAFGKTVIAAWLIAQRGVNTLVIVHRQQLLDQWVERLSSFLELPAKAIGRIGGGRKKMTGTLDVALIQSLVRKGVVDDRVGDYGHLIVDECHHVTAQSFELVARRAKAKFVTGLSATVTRKDGHHPIIFMQCGPVRYRVDAKQQAAARPFAHHVYVRPTGFRMLAELGEQDRRVEFQRLYKALVTDAPRNEMICHDVLGVVREGRFPLLLTERTEHLRLMAERLASEIPHIIILQGGMTKKDLLAANARLAALPESEGRVLMATGGFIGEGFDLPRLDTLFLALPVSWRGTIAQYAGRLHRLHHDKHEVRIYDYADLNVPMFAGMFDRRCRGYEALGYAILLPASALPGWPAEVPLPIDPEWKKDYAASVRRLIRDGVDQPLANLFVHVTRSPAPEAEGTDRARSATEAFLYRRLESLPDTTGRFRLNVELPIPFDGRGQMEVDLLCADASLAIELDGAQHLNDPEAYRRDRRKDALLQEHGYFVLRFLAEDVGKNLDHVLDTIVRALAHRQRRSQGDKTAA
- a CDS encoding zinc-binding dehydrogenase; amino-acid sequence: MKAVQLIAHGAPGKLELRDLPDPQPGPGEVVVQVMACGLNHLDLWLEENGLPIPPVLPRTPGCEIAGRVVQIGPNVTLWKAGDRVAIQSNIFCGTCEYCQRGEESMCLRGELLGIQRDGGFAEKTLVPARLLVALPDTVDFATSAALTLAGSTAMHMLTDRAKVRPGDWVLVMGAASGVGSTAIQIAKGLGARVITTGTTEAKRNLGKQLGAEFALDPNDPKWPAEIRKITNKHGVDLVVEHVGGEVLLKILECLARGGTVVTCGATAGREVNLNLWPFFVKQQRLVGSYGRNRADMSATLEWAAAGKLKPVIHAIMPLEKTAEAFLALRNRVVLGKLVIQP
- the raiA gene encoding ribosome-associated translation inhibitor RaiA; the encoded protein is MKLVLTTHNITLTDAIENHIVSKVEKLEHFDKWVVDVRVTIEHDNTKVPERQFTCRMRLGVRGRDLFAEDHESDLYAAIDLVTKKIEQQIRTRHSRSKAKKHTEAAKGKQKRIEAGV
- a CDS encoding amidohydrolase family protein, with protein sequence MLLRARIVVPVSTPPIENGGVVLSGDRITAVGRWDELRVDHAGGPVVDLGEAVLAPGWINAHCHLDYTGFAGRIPPRKSFPDWIKQILALKAHWSYTDYAASWVAGAQMLVRSGTTTVADIEAAPELLPDIWASTPLRMLSLLELTVVRTGRPAQAVLDEAVQVLATLPPGRKSGGFSPHAPYSTTPELLRLTAEQALASGCRMAIHVAESHEEFEMFMHRTGSLHDWLKRQRNMSDCGLGSPVMHLARQGALSPFTLAVHANYLAPGDAALLASSGTGVAHCPRSHAYFQHQPFPLEELRQAGVNLCIGTDSLASMITHQKQLPTLDMFAELRTLAQAQPGLSPEFIVRMATLHGARALGLAGQAGELTPNAHADMLVIPGAGSPDSVYESIVHHQGPVQKVMIGGQWVEMHGSKINDYMPEI
- a CDS encoding SDR family NAD(P)-dependent oxidoreductase encodes the protein MTATPQPSRVVLITGAAGGLGKGLVAAFLEQGWRVMAGWHQRHAFTESDCLIPVQWDVTCAEHAQGAVGLALKRWGRVDMLVNNAGLTRDAALVQMKAADWEQVLGVNLKGAFLCSQAVLRPMLKQRDGHILNVTSFAARTGTRGQANYAAAKAGLLGLTESLAREVGARNIRVNAVLPGVLLTPMTAGLKPEVLAEFEHANTLGRLNSIEEVARFMVFLAGTRNISGQLFQLDSRIASWS
- a CDS encoding 8-amino-7-oxononanoate synthase codes for the protein MSDFAAQLNQELEDIRRSGLVRELRRVDSPQSACLQMGGRAWLNFSSNDYLGLADHPALKAAASKAIETFGAGAGASRLICGSLAPHHELEDALAAFKGVEAVLSFSTGYAAAVGTITALLDKDDILILDKLVHASIVDAARLSGARLRVFAHNDLADLEKKLAWSRAQRDAAQRTTVKSPRVLVVTESVFSMDGDQAPLPELVALKNRYDAWLMVDEAHATGLFGARRSGLVEQHGLTGQVEIQMGTLGKALGASGGFIGGCLALKELLVNRARSFIYSTAPVPAAAAAARAAVELAQSAEGAERCATLWARVHQLHSALQQTNLKLVDPVSPILPLILGPEERAMMAAQQLREQGFFVPAIRYPTVARGGARLRVTLSAAHSKAAVQKLADALITVLSHS